From the genome of Streptomyces sp. NBC_01341, one region includes:
- a CDS encoding NCS2 family permease — MSSSATAPVGQPQGPQQSLGTLDRYFKISERGSTVAREIRGGFATFFAMAYIIVLNPIILGSAKDMYGHQLNGGQLVTATVLAAAFSTLLMGVIGNVPIALAAGLGVNTVVALQLAPRMSWADAMGMVVLAGIVVMLLVATGLRERVMNAVPRSLRKGIAMGIGLFVLLVGLVDSGFVSRIPDAAHTTVPLQLGNDGHLHGWPVLVFILGTLLTLGLIVRKVSGAILISIVVMTVLALVIEAVADLPADAWGLTVPKWPGNPVSSPDFGLIGHVSLFGGFGKVGVVTGILFVFTVLLSCFFDAMGTILGVGDEAKLMDRNGNFPGINRVLFVDGVAVAAGGLSSSSASTCFVESTAGVGEGARTGLASVVSGLLFTVALFLTPLATMVPSQAATPALIAVGFLILAGNVRDVDWSDMTLAVPAFFAMLMMPFTYSITNGIGIGCITFSVMRLVAGRGREVPTAMYVVSAVFVFYYAMPGLGLA; from the coding sequence ATGTCTTCCTCGGCCACCGCTCCGGTCGGTCAGCCTCAGGGGCCACAGCAGTCGCTCGGCACCCTCGATCGCTACTTCAAGATCTCCGAGCGGGGGTCGACGGTCGCCCGCGAGATCCGTGGCGGTTTCGCCACGTTCTTCGCCATGGCGTACATCATCGTGCTGAACCCGATCATCCTCGGCAGCGCGAAGGACATGTACGGGCACCAGCTCAACGGTGGCCAGCTCGTCACGGCCACCGTGCTGGCGGCCGCGTTCTCCACGCTCCTGATGGGTGTCATCGGCAACGTGCCGATCGCGCTCGCCGCCGGTCTCGGCGTCAACACCGTCGTCGCCCTCCAGCTAGCCCCCCGGATGAGCTGGGCCGACGCCATGGGCATGGTCGTGCTGGCCGGCATCGTCGTGATGCTGCTGGTCGCGACCGGGCTGCGGGAGCGTGTGATGAACGCCGTGCCGCGGTCGCTCCGCAAGGGCATCGCGATGGGCATCGGCCTGTTCGTGCTGCTGGTCGGCCTGGTCGACTCGGGCTTCGTCTCCCGCATCCCGGACGCCGCGCACACCACGGTGCCGCTGCAGCTCGGCAATGACGGTCACCTCCACGGCTGGCCCGTGCTGGTCTTCATCCTCGGCACGCTGCTGACCCTCGGGCTGATCGTGCGCAAGGTGTCCGGCGCGATCCTGATCTCCATCGTCGTCATGACGGTGTTGGCGCTGGTCATCGAGGCCGTCGCGGACCTGCCGGCCGACGCCTGGGGCCTGACCGTCCCGAAGTGGCCCGGGAATCCGGTGTCGTCGCCCGACTTCGGTCTGATCGGCCACGTCAGCCTGTTCGGCGGCTTCGGGAAGGTCGGGGTGGTGACCGGCATCCTCTTCGTCTTCACCGTGCTGCTGTCCTGCTTCTTCGACGCGATGGGCACCATCCTCGGTGTCGGCGACGAGGCGAAGCTGATGGACAGGAACGGCAACTTCCCGGGCATCAACAGGGTCCTGTTCGTCGACGGTGTCGCCGTCGCGGCGGGCGGTCTGAGCTCGTCCTCCGCCTCGACGTGCTTCGTGGAGTCCACGGCGGGCGTCGGCGAAGGAGCCCGCACCGGGCTGGCGAGCGTGGTGAGCGGGCTGCTCTTCACGGTGGCGCTGTTCCTGACGCCGCTGGCGACGATGGTTCCCTCGCAGGCGGCCACTCCGGCCCTGATCGCGGTCGGGTTCCTGATTCTCGCGGGCAATGTGCGGGACGTGGACTGGAGCGACATGACGCTCGCGGTCCCGGCCTTCTTCGCGATGCTGATGATGCCGTTCACGTACTCGATCACCAACGGCATCGGCATCGGCTGCATCACCTTCAGCGTGATGCGCCTGGTGGCGGGCCGGGGGCGTGAGGTGCCGACCGCCATGTACGTGGTGTCAGCGGTCTTCGTCTTCTACTACGCGATGCCGGGGCTCGGCCTCGCGTAG
- a CDS encoding DUF2530 domain-containing protein — translation MEKWTPKHEAPEPLEGPVVATITGGTILWFVLFLVQVPFYGWFDDRGHAWWIWVCLAGAGLGLIGIWYVRGRDAALKRAAAQAGTGGDTAQH, via the coding sequence ATGGAGAAGTGGACACCGAAGCACGAGGCACCCGAGCCCCTGGAGGGTCCCGTCGTCGCCACCATCACCGGCGGCACGATCCTCTGGTTCGTCCTCTTCCTCGTGCAGGTCCCCTTCTACGGATGGTTCGACGACCGCGGGCACGCCTGGTGGATCTGGGTCTGCCTGGCCGGTGCCGGACTGGGCCTGATCGGCATCTGGTACGTCCGGGGACGTGACGCGGCGCTCAAGCGGGCCGCCGCGCAGGCCGGTACCGGCGGGGACACCGCGCAGCACTGA